The Acidianus manzaensis genome has a window encoding:
- a CDS encoding C2H2-type zinc finger protein: MVESHVKKHENKNTPKHLTFHLSEDEWLRYHQLDRETKQMIRLVVKSIIYNPELVQEAGYIYKLLISKTISPYVCPLCLIPFSSLFALKQHIRYQEHEKECKICGKKFTSTEALLDHICKKHNICVK, translated from the coding sequence ATGGTTGAATCTCATGTCAAAAAACATGAGAATAAGAATACTCCTAAACATTTAACATTTCATCTTTCGGAAGACGAATGGTTACGGTACCATCAACTTGACAGAGAAACAAAACAAATGATTAGGTTGGTTGTTAAGTCGATCATATACAACCCCGAATTAGTACAAGAAGCCGGTTATATCTACAAACTACTGATTTCAAAAACAATCAGTCCGTATGTCTGCCCTCTTTGTTTGATACCTTTTAGTAGTCTATTTGCATTAAAGCAGCATATCCGCTATCAGGAACATGAGAAGGAATGCAAAATTTGCGGGAAAAAATTCACATCAACTGAAGCTTTGCTGGACCATATTTGCAAAAAACATAATATTTGCGTGAAATAG
- a CDS encoding glutamate synthase yields the protein MMIYYPSGCGVLGVLRKANAPKIKGKDIVNAIDIISYRGSDKGAGYAVFNLSENNYYFIKAFYTGDSEEIKNFLENQGLRIVNENEKYVGDICDCNFEVSIGNVANLKKVVRNVNELLWDNRRGRIYSVGKSLSVFKGVGYPKDIAKEYNIHEIEGDMWLAHTRQPTNSPGHYPYWSHPFSSFDIAIVHNGDVSSFGANVEFLQSRGWGGFVGTDSEVMAFLFEELLSEGLSIEEVTKIIANPSRRFNELNFEKDYIYRNARLDGPFTAIIGYDSKTDLYMVGIADRSKFRPVLIGEDDNYYYIASEENQIRLMNPSAKVWTLEPGEYFIASLKRGVIRYGRETSRISSFSIPSFHTNNYDIDARNIGYKDLNKKIMEIIKEKNKREITIVNVLGHRFIGISFPRANVRLNLYGVVGNSMANLNENNEFYVYGNVADDCCDTMQGGKVVIKGDARDVLGQAFQAGYIFVKGNVGNRVGIQMREYKDKKPYLIVGGMADDYLGEYMAGGTIVIFGNGINGEPVGNFIGTGMVRGKIYIRGKVNSGKIGLQPNKYEMERFLRALYLDEMISNEEYEELKGKSYIEVMEKLKGEAKEYAKRLFEEKVGIPNYEYRELTEEEFKELEPVIKLYENDIGGKYLELLKEKYSIIYRD from the coding sequence ATTATGATTTATTATCCGTCTGGTTGTGGTGTTTTAGGTGTATTAAGAAAGGCTAATGCGCCTAAAATAAAAGGTAAGGATATTGTTAATGCTATAGATATTATAAGTTATAGGGGTAGTGATAAAGGAGCTGGATATGCAGTATTTAATTTATCTGAAAATAATTATTATTTCATAAAAGCTTTCTATACTGGAGATTCTGAAGAGATAAAGAATTTTCTAGAAAATCAAGGGTTAAGAATAGTTAATGAGAATGAGAAATATGTAGGTGATATTTGTGATTGTAATTTTGAGGTTTCTATAGGGAATGTTGCTAATTTGAAGAAAGTTGTAAGGAATGTTAATGAACTTCTATGGGATAATAGAAGAGGGAGAATTTATAGTGTTGGAAAGTCTTTATCTGTGTTTAAAGGCGTAGGATATCCTAAAGATATAGCTAAAGAATATAATATTCATGAAATTGAAGGAGATATGTGGTTAGCTCATACAAGGCAACCTACTAATTCTCCAGGTCATTATCCTTATTGGTCTCATCCTTTTTCTTCATTTGATATAGCTATTGTTCATAATGGGGATGTTAGTTCTTTTGGAGCTAATGTTGAATTTTTACAGTCTAGAGGATGGGGAGGATTCGTTGGAACTGATAGTGAAGTAATGGCTTTCTTATTCGAGGAATTGTTAAGTGAAGGTCTTAGTATAGAAGAGGTAACTAAAATTATTGCTAATCCTTCTAGAAGGTTTAATGAATTAAATTTTGAAAAAGATTACATTTATAGAAATGCTAGATTAGATGGACCATTTACTGCAATAATAGGATACGATTCCAAAACTGATCTGTACATGGTTGGAATAGCTGATAGATCTAAGTTTAGACCAGTTTTAATTGGAGAAGACGATAATTATTATTATATAGCTAGCGAGGAAAATCAAATAAGGTTAATGAACCCTTCAGCAAAAGTATGGACTTTAGAGCCCGGAGAATATTTTATAGCTTCTTTGAAGAGAGGAGTTATACGATACGGAAGAGAAACTAGCAGAATTTCTAGCTTCTCTATTCCAAGTTTTCATACAAACAATTATGATATAGATGCAAGAAATATTGGATATAAAGATCTTAATAAAAAAATTATGGAGATAATTAAAGAAAAGAATAAGAGAGAGATAACAATTGTAAATGTATTAGGCCACAGGTTTATAGGTATAAGTTTTCCAAGAGCTAATGTTAGACTAAACCTATATGGTGTTGTCGGAAATTCTATGGCAAATTTGAATGAAAATAATGAGTTTTATGTTTATGGAAACGTAGCTGATGATTGTTGCGATACTATGCAAGGAGGTAAAGTTGTTATTAAGGGTGATGCTAGAGATGTTTTAGGTCAAGCGTTTCAAGCTGGTTACATATTTGTAAAAGGAAATGTAGGTAATAGAGTTGGTATTCAAATGAGAGAATATAAGGATAAGAAGCCCTATTTAATAGTAGGCGGGATGGCTGATGATTATCTCGGCGAATATATGGCTGGTGGTACAATAGTAATATTCGGAAATGGAATAAATGGAGAGCCAGTAGGAAATTTTATCGGAACTGGAATGGTTAGAGGCAAGATATATATAAGGGGTAAGGTTAATAGTGGAAAAATTGGATTGCAACCAAACAAATATGAAATGGAAAGATTTCTTAGAGCATTATATTTAGACGAAATGATTTCAAATGAAGAATATGAAGAATTGAAAGGGAAGTCTTATATTGAAGTTATGGAAAAACTAAAAGGAGAAGCTAAAGAATATGCTAAAAGATTATTTGAAGAAAAAGTTGGTATACCAAACTATGAATATAGAGAATTAACAGAAGAAGAATTTAAGGAACTAGAACCAGTGATCAAACTTTATGAGAATGATATAGGAGGAAAATATCTAGAGTTACTAAAAGAAAAATATAGCATAATCTATAGAGACTGA
- a CDS encoding STIV orfB116 family protein produces the protein MAKIVGKYLVNAFSLNMLPDDNEAWYRLYIKRLSTKEFCDEIKSNVKNAIGHQSTIDLVNQLCNMNLTPNRIEIHLEFADPDDDSLESWKNVLYVIQVSLRLQEGKVLSTEELERLLNEGKIKLLKIEISDLMREADEELAEEEEGDEE, from the coding sequence ATGGCGAAAATTGTGGGCAAGTATCTCGTCAATGCCTTCAGTCTAAATATGTTACCAGACGACAATGAAGCTTGGTATAGGCTATACATCAAGAGATTAAGCACTAAGGAGTTCTGTGATGAAATAAAGAGCAATGTAAAGAATGCTATCGGCCACCAATCTACCATCGATCTCGTAAACCAGTTATGCAATATGAACTTAACCCCTAATAGGATTGAGATTCATCTTGAATTTGCCGACCCCGATGACGACAGCTTGGAAAGCTGGAAAAACGTGCTGTATGTGATCCAGGTTTCCTTAAGGTTGCAAGAAGGCAAGGTACTCTCGACAGAAGAGCTAGAGAGATTACTAAATGAGGGCAAGATAAAACTGCTAAAGATCGAAATTAGCGATCTAATGAGGGAAGCAGACGAAGAACTTGCTGAGGAAGAAGAGGGTGATGAGGAATGA
- a CDS encoding FMN-binding glutamate synthase family protein, whose protein sequence is MLIIKNYLPLPKQTDSEFWTVDKLNHIRQLALTGKPFKIFEKRDSLRVLDRIEFPYMREKDPKIVMEPSASTEISFSNITMSSPLYLGDMSYGALSGIPNIIIAEVADLTNTLAGTGEGGLHPEVAKHKRIFVQWASARFGVDIDVLNSGLGVVIKIGQGAKPGIGGHLPGSKVTDAISKTRRIPIGIDAISPAPHHDIYSIEDLGQRIEALKEATGKPVFVKVAATNYIPYIAAGVARMGADGIIIDGHGAGTGATPEVIRDNLGIPIELAIASADSVLREEGMREKFTIIAAGRVADATDAAKLIALGADVVSVGTAALVAMGCVMVHKCHIGSCPTALTNKIDGTRSIDIEFGVKTLSNFVRGFSLELANILDNLNLKSIKELKGRRDLLYANGLPRDVLDILKIKGEVEEYNPKLGELWNKRRRFHLHELMNKGEPPITSMGSVSPPDVEKPARIIDWLRSDGAQVTRPPIDPYREDIDTSFLLNKGRVYLSLPVIFDISNANEEYANAFGWASFALGSMIFSEITITKYGEISFTSDGKGRLSWSKKAEEGKYLIITSEKEAEEMLNYKGIQGFIVDEDSSDEDLELVVSDIDTKLKDAGIRNNYDIIAKSSRLRDSADVFKLVALGSDAVILPYKILEIAIGEGSKGNLKERAFNLISGMKKEIALMAGAAGVYSVQSTLTGNRELLRAVNMNSYIARRLRVKEAGSL, encoded by the coding sequence TTGCTTATAATCAAAAATTACCTACCGTTACCAAAACAAACAGATTCAGAATTTTGGACTGTAGATAAATTGAATCATATCAGACAACTTGCATTAACCGGCAAACCGTTTAAGATATTTGAAAAAAGGGATAGTCTTAGAGTATTAGACAGAATAGAGTTTCCATATATGAGGGAAAAAGATCCAAAGATTGTTATGGAGCCTTCTGCAAGTACTGAAATATCTTTTTCTAACATAACGATGTCTTCTCCTTTGTATTTAGGAGATATGTCGTATGGAGCTTTAAGTGGTATACCTAATATTATAATAGCTGAAGTTGCAGATTTGACTAATACGTTAGCTGGAACTGGAGAAGGTGGCCTTCATCCAGAAGTTGCCAAGCATAAGAGGATTTTTGTTCAATGGGCTTCGGCTAGATTTGGTGTTGATATAGATGTTTTAAATTCAGGACTGGGTGTTGTCATAAAAATTGGCCAGGGAGCTAAGCCGGGTATTGGAGGTCACTTACCTGGGAGCAAGGTTACTGATGCAATTTCTAAAACTAGAAGGATACCAATAGGTATAGATGCAATTTCTCCTGCTCCACATCATGATATTTATTCTATAGAAGACTTAGGCCAAAGAATTGAGGCATTAAAGGAAGCTACTGGTAAGCCTGTATTTGTTAAAGTCGCAGCTACTAATTATATTCCTTATATAGCTGCTGGAGTAGCCAGGATGGGAGCAGATGGAATAATTATAGATGGCCATGGTGCAGGTACTGGTGCTACTCCAGAAGTAATTAGGGATAATTTAGGTATTCCTATCGAATTAGCTATTGCTTCTGCTGATTCAGTATTGAGGGAGGAAGGTATGAGAGAGAAGTTTACTATAATAGCTGCTGGAAGAGTTGCAGATGCTACTGATGCTGCTAAGTTAATTGCTTTAGGAGCTGATGTTGTTAGTGTGGGTACTGCTGCTTTAGTCGCTATGGGATGTGTTATGGTTCATAAGTGTCATATTGGATCTTGCCCTACTGCTTTGACTAATAAGATAGATGGAACAAGGAGTATAGATATTGAATTTGGAGTTAAAACATTAAGTAATTTTGTTAGAGGTTTCTCTTTAGAGTTAGCTAATATCTTAGATAATTTGAATTTGAAATCAATTAAAGAGCTTAAAGGTAGGAGAGATTTACTTTATGCTAATGGATTACCTAGAGATGTTTTAGATATTTTGAAGATAAAAGGTGAAGTGGAAGAGTATAATCCTAAACTTGGAGAATTATGGAATAAGAGGAGAAGATTTCATCTTCATGAGCTAATGAATAAAGGCGAGCCTCCTATAACTAGTATGGGCAGTGTTTCTCCTCCTGATGTTGAAAAACCGGCTAGAATTATAGATTGGTTAAGATCTGATGGTGCACAAGTAACTAGGCCTCCAATAGATCCTTATAGAGAAGATATAGATACAAGTTTCCTATTAAATAAAGGAAGAGTTTACTTATCTCTTCCCGTAATTTTCGATATAAGTAATGCTAATGAGGAATATGCTAATGCATTTGGATGGGCTTCTTTTGCTTTAGGCTCTATGATATTTTCAGAAATAACAATTACTAAATATGGTGAAATTAGTTTTACTTCTGATGGTAAAGGTAGATTAAGCTGGAGTAAGAAGGCAGAAGAAGGTAAGTATTTGATTATAACATCTGAAAAAGAGGCAGAAGAGATGTTAAATTATAAGGGTATTCAAGGGTTTATAGTAGATGAAGATTCTTCTGATGAGGATCTTGAATTAGTTGTTTCTGATATTGATACTAAATTGAAAGATGCAGGGATAAGAAATAATTATGATATTATTGCCAAATCTTCTAGGCTGAGAGATTCAGCGGATGTATTTAAGTTAGTTGCATTAGGTTCTGATGCTGTAATTTTACCTTATAAGATTTTGGAAATTGCCATTGGAGAAGGAAGTAAAGGTAATCTGAAAGAGAGAGCATTTAATCTTATTTCTGGAATGAAGAAGGAGATTGCTTTAATGGCAGGAGCTGCTGGAGTTTATAGTGTTCAGTCTACGTTAACTGGAAACAGGGAGTTACTTAGGGCTGTTAATATGAATTCGTATATAGCTAGGAGATTAAGAGTTAAGGAGGCTGGTTCATTATGA
- a CDS encoding MarR family winged helix-turn-helix transcriptional regulator, with protein MKSNFLTNHALVIRAIYLHQGCNVNEALKYSGLAPNTFYKVKVELVEDGFVEEKEIQEGKIKKKKLYLTNKGKDVAQGLLCLMDALEKAGEAITEA; from the coding sequence ATGAAAAGTAATTTCTTAACGAATCACGCTCTTGTAATTAGAGCAATATATTTGCACCAAGGTTGCAATGTCAATGAAGCACTAAAGTACTCTGGCCTCGCCCCGAACACATTCTATAAAGTTAAAGTTGAACTAGTAGAAGACGGCTTCGTAGAGGAGAAAGAGATACAAGAAGGGAAAATAAAAAAGAAAAAACTTTATTTAACGAATAAGGGCAAAGATGTAGCTCAGGGCCTACTTTGCTTGATGGACGCTTTGGAAAAAGCGGGTGAAGCCATAACGGAAGCATGA
- a CDS encoding ribbon-helix-helix domain-containing protein encodes MISSNDLERIDKLALQQGLTRSDIIRQAIRDYLLKEASEL; translated from the coding sequence ATGATATCTTCCAATGATCTTGAAAGGATTGACAAATTAGCGTTACAACAAGGATTGACAAGAAGCGATATCATTAGACAAGCGATTCGCGACTATCTATTAAAGGAGGCGAGTGAACTATGA
- a CDS encoding ribbon-helix-helix domain-containing protein — protein MESLFRVRKLSDTEYELIPFKEQETISFKITEEELKAIDQIAKQLGMTKSDLIRKAIYEFLKREGML, from the coding sequence ATGGAAAGCTTATTCAGAGTTAGAAAGCTGTCTGATACTGAGTATGAACTGATCCCATTTAAAGAACAGGAAACTATTTCATTTAAGATAACGGAAGAGGAATTGAAGGCAATCGATCAGATTGCGAAACAACTGGGGATGACAAAGTCCGACCTTATTCGGAAAGCTATTTACGAATTTCTAAAGAGGGAGGGGATGCTATGA
- a CDS encoding helicase C-terminal domain-containing protein — protein MKTPYSYQLEVANKIRDAIDNGKNVILEMPTGSGKTFTALYALQIYDHFMVNTRTVSQYQPWEREARELDITYAGLIGKTRVCRKPYRKVKVGNKVKYKTSKCTWTEKGVRQYCEEYAYEINYEALREKGIYRYCIEASKCPYFELKINQNAKMYLSTYVGFFLNFAPVKHHIAVFDEAHNLMNLNDFIEFNISKEELLKLIKHTDGAEREYLIEVKKFLDGDINTIPIPPTNISEETEEIYDALKEYDPEIWRIYRDDKKYRMKPIDPSYLLRKLDGYQWIMMSGTMFSDDYIQNVLHLSNYERISAKPFEPNIQYYLYDDEKLNYNFSKRDGLTQKTVEVVKRLKAEDGITLIVVSSYQMAEWFKGVADYIETPKTKLDEVKKRGLIVAVARGKITEGVEFVENGRSLIRRVIIVNLPYPQTNDPYFRDVVDYVTKVWGQKTMWKLMNEIAYITVRQAIGRAVRGPQDKAEVYFLDIRFRSLFARLGLSEEVQL, from the coding sequence ATGAAGACTCCTTATTCTTATCAATTAGAGGTAGCAAACAAAATTAGAGACGCTATCGACAACGGCAAAAACGTTATTCTTGAAATGCCGACCGGAAGCGGAAAAACTTTCACAGCCCTTTACGCTTTGCAGATTTATGATCATTTTATGGTTAATACAAGAACAGTATCACAGTATCAACCTTGGGAGAGAGAAGCTAGAGAACTCGATATAACTTATGCTGGCTTAATCGGCAAAACCAGAGTATGCAGAAAACCGTACAGAAAGGTGAAAGTAGGTAACAAAGTTAAGTATAAGACAAGTAAATGTACATGGACCGAAAAAGGAGTAAGACAATATTGCGAAGAATATGCATACGAAATAAATTATGAAGCACTAAGAGAGAAAGGGATTTATAGATATTGCATAGAAGCATCAAAATGCCCTTATTTCGAATTGAAGATAAATCAAAACGCTAAGATGTATTTAAGCACATACGTCGGCTTCTTCTTAAACTTTGCGCCGGTAAAACACCATATCGCTGTATTTGATGAAGCCCACAACTTGATGAACCTTAATGATTTCATAGAGTTCAACATTTCAAAGGAAGAACTGTTAAAACTAATCAAACACACAGATGGTGCAGAACGTGAATATCTTATTGAAGTTAAGAAATTCTTAGACGGCGATATTAATACAATACCGATACCGCCCACCAATATAAGCGAAGAAACAGAAGAAATATATGATGCACTCAAAGAATATGACCCAGAGATTTGGAGAATTTACAGAGACGATAAAAAGTATAGGATGAAGCCGATCGATCCTTCTTATCTTCTTAGAAAGTTAGACGGGTATCAATGGATTATGATGTCCGGAACAATGTTTAGCGATGATTACATACAGAACGTTTTACATTTGTCAAATTATGAACGTATATCGGCTAAGCCGTTTGAACCAAATATTCAGTATTATCTTTACGACGATGAGAAGCTAAACTATAATTTTAGTAAACGCGACGGACTAACTCAGAAAACTGTAGAAGTCGTTAAGAGATTAAAGGCTGAAGATGGAATAACACTTATAGTTGTTTCATCATATCAAATGGCCGAATGGTTCAAAGGAGTCGCTGATTATATCGAAACGCCTAAAACGAAATTAGATGAAGTGAAAAAACGCGGTCTAATCGTTGCTGTCGCCAGAGGTAAAATTACTGAAGGTGTTGAATTCGTAGAAAATGGCAGATCTCTGATTAGAAGAGTGATAATTGTTAATCTACCATACCCCCAGACTAATGACCCTTATTTCCGCGACGTTGTAGACTACGTTACAAAGGTTTGGGGTCAAAAGACGATGTGGAAGTTAATGAACGAGATCGCTTACATCACTGTGAGGCAGGCAATAGGAAGAGCTGTAAGAGGTCCGCAAGATAAGGCAGAAGTTTACTTCCTTGACATACGCTTTAGATCACTGTTCGCGAGGTTGGGGCTAAGTGAAGAAGTACAGTTATGA